One genomic segment of Dysosmobacter sp. Marseille-Q4140 includes these proteins:
- a CDS encoding helix-turn-helix transcriptional regulator, translating into MIVFKDRVRALRKSMNLNQQELGEALGLSQKAISTIESGSRGTTIEKLVLLAEFFHVSTDYLLGITDDPAWRGGPLE; encoded by the coding sequence ATGATTGTTTTTAAGGACCGGGTACGTGCCCTCAGAAAATCCATGAACTTGAATCAGCAGGAGTTGGGAGAGGCGCTGGGCTTGTCACAGAAAGCCATCAGCACCATCGAGAGCGGCAGCCGGGGCACCACCATCGAAAAGCTGGTGCTGCTGGCAGAGTTTTTCCACGTCTCCACGGACTATCTCCTGGGCATCACCGACGACCCCGCCTGGCGGGGCGGACCGCTAGAATGA
- a CDS encoding Pathogenicity locus, whose product MRSPLEEIPGVGKRIAAVMEALGIRQVSDLVGRDPEELYRQECLLKGFQEDRCALYVWRTAVYYAEHPEPEAEKLKWWHWKDRPYPPAKEGEQP is encoded by the coding sequence ATGAGGTCGCCCCTGGAGGAGATCCCCGGGGTGGGGAAGCGGATTGCCGCCGTCATGGAGGCCCTGGGCATCCGGCAGGTGTCGGATCTCGTGGGCCGGGACCCGGAGGAGCTGTACCGGCAGGAGTGCCTGCTCAAGGGCTTTCAGGAGGACCGCTGCGCCCTGTACGTGTGGCGGACGGCGGTCTACTACGCCGAACACCCGGAGCCGGAGGCGGAAAAGCTGAAGTGGTGGCACTGGAAGGACCGGCCCTACCCGCCGGCGAAGGAAGGAGAACAACCATGA
- the cysE gene encoding serine O-acetyltransferase translates to MAKRVTRLGGLLAAYQRRDPAARSKLEIFLLYPGVHAILYHRLAHWLYVHRRFFLARCVSQWSRFWTGIEIHPGATIGHRLVIDHGMGIIIGETAEIGDDCLLYQGVTLGGTGKDKGKRHPTLGDNVLVGSGAKVLGPFMVGDNARIAAGAVVLGEVPPNCTAVGVPARIVRCAGKPVYFADDVDQIHMADPVLEELVAMSRRIEELEQEVQKLTNTKERTA, encoded by the coding sequence ATGGCAAAACGCGTTACCCGTCTGGGCGGCCTTCTGGCCGCCTATCAGCGCCGCGACCCCGCGGCCCGCAGCAAGCTGGAGATCTTCCTGCTCTACCCCGGCGTCCACGCCATCCTCTACCACCGCCTGGCTCACTGGCTGTATGTCCACCGCCGGTTCTTCCTGGCCCGGTGCGTGTCCCAGTGGAGCCGGTTCTGGACCGGCATCGAGATCCACCCCGGCGCCACCATCGGCCACCGGCTGGTCATCGACCACGGTATGGGCATCATCATCGGCGAGACCGCCGAGATCGGAGACGACTGCCTGCTCTACCAGGGCGTGACCCTGGGCGGAACGGGAAAGGATAAGGGCAAGCGCCACCCCACCCTGGGCGACAACGTGCTGGTGGGCTCCGGCGCCAAGGTGCTGGGTCCCTTCATGGTGGGCGACAACGCCCGCATCGCCGCCGGCGCCGTGGTGCTGGGGGAAGTCCCGCCCAACTGCACCGCCGTGGGCGTGCCCGCCCGGATCGTCCGCTGCGCCGGAAAGCCCGTATACTTCGCCGACGACGTGGACCAGATCCACATGGCGGACCCGGTTCTGGAGGAGCTGGTGGCCATGTCCCGGCGGATCGAGGAACTGGAACAGGAAGTGCAAAAGCTGACCAATACGAAAGAGAGGACTGCCTGA
- the recA gene encoding recombinase RecA: MARDKAPLPSAGPADDKKKAIDTAMAQIEKMYGKGSIMRFGDRAELNVDFIPTGSLALDLALGIGGLPKGRIVEIYGPESSGKTTLALHVVAEAQRRGGEVAFVDAEHALDPTYARALGVKVEDMLISQPDTGEQALEITEALVRSGAIDVVVVDSVAALVPRAEIEGEMGDSYVGLQARLMSQALRKLTGAIGKTNTIVIFINQLREKVGVMYGNPEVTTGGRALKFYSSVRIDVRRIEALKNGSEIIGSRTRAKVVKNKVAPPFREAEFDIMYGQGIAHEGELLDLGVKLDLVQKAGSWFSMGETRIGQGRDAAKKYLIENPEVAEQLEADIRKNFDKLMSNQDRIAARAAGRAVDVSADDFNDAD, from the coding sequence ATGGCAAGAGACAAGGCGCCGCTGCCCAGCGCGGGCCCGGCGGACGACAAGAAGAAGGCCATCGATACCGCCATGGCCCAGATCGAGAAGATGTACGGCAAGGGCTCCATCATGCGCTTCGGCGACCGGGCGGAGCTGAACGTGGACTTCATTCCCACCGGCTCCCTGGCGTTGGACCTGGCCCTGGGCATCGGGGGCCTTCCCAAGGGGCGGATCGTGGAGATCTACGGGCCGGAGTCCTCCGGCAAGACTACCCTGGCCCTGCACGTGGTGGCGGAGGCCCAGCGCCGCGGCGGCGAGGTGGCCTTTGTGGACGCCGAGCACGCCCTGGACCCCACCTATGCCCGGGCTCTGGGCGTGAAGGTGGAGGATATGCTGATCTCCCAGCCGGACACCGGCGAGCAGGCTCTGGAGATCACCGAGGCCCTGGTCCGCTCCGGCGCCATCGACGTGGTCGTGGTGGACTCCGTGGCAGCTCTGGTGCCCCGGGCGGAGATCGAGGGCGAGATGGGCGACAGCTATGTGGGCCTCCAGGCCCGGCTCATGAGCCAGGCGCTCCGCAAGCTCACCGGCGCCATCGGCAAGACCAACACCATCGTCATCTTCATCAACCAGCTGCGGGAAAAGGTGGGCGTCATGTACGGCAACCCCGAGGTCACCACCGGCGGCCGGGCCTTGAAGTTCTACTCCTCCGTCCGCATCGACGTGCGGCGGATCGAGGCGCTGAAAAACGGCAGTGAGATCATCGGCAGCCGCACCCGGGCCAAGGTGGTCAAGAACAAAGTGGCGCCCCCCTTCCGGGAGGCGGAGTTTGACATCATGTACGGCCAGGGCATCGCCCACGAGGGTGAGCTGCTGGACCTGGGCGTGAAGCTGGATCTGGTCCAGAAGGCCGGCTCCTGGTTCTCCATGGGGGAGACCCGCATCGGCCAGGGCCGGGACGCCGCCAAGAAATATCTGATCGAAAATCCCGAGGTGGCGGAGCAGCTGGAGGCGGACATCCGCAAGAACTTTGACAAGCTCATGAGCAACCAGGACCGGATCGCGGCCAGAGCCGCGGGCCGCGCGGTGGACGTGTCCGCCGACGACTTCAACGATGCGGATTGA
- a CDS encoding regulatory protein RecX, translating to MVFLEDGACLKITEQELLDFGLRSGDDLSAPQLTKLKEAAGLSDTKATAADLIGKRAMSRASLEKKLRDKGASEAEARYAGEWLEAIGALNDAEYAAILVRHYGQMGYGPRYVQEKLREKGVPRELWEDALDALPESAEQIDRFLAAKLQGRAPDPREKKRLTDALLRRGYNWGDVKAGWNRYGAEGFDGEL from the coding sequence CTGGTGTTTTTGGAGGACGGCGCCTGCCTGAAGATCACGGAGCAGGAGCTGCTGGACTTCGGCCTGCGCAGCGGGGATGACCTCTCCGCCCCCCAGCTGACGAAGCTGAAGGAGGCGGCGGGCCTCTCCGACACCAAGGCGACGGCCGCAGACCTCATCGGCAAGCGGGCCATGAGCCGCGCCAGTCTGGAGAAAAAGCTCCGGGACAAGGGCGCCAGCGAGGCGGAGGCCCGGTACGCCGGGGAGTGGCTGGAGGCCATCGGCGCCCTCAACGACGCCGAGTACGCCGCCATTCTGGTCCGGCACTACGGCCAGATGGGCTACGGCCCCCGGTACGTCCAGGAGAAGCTGCGGGAAAAGGGCGTGCCCCGGGAGCTGTGGGAGGACGCCCTGGACGCCCTGCCGGAGTCGGCGGAGCAGATCGACCGCTTTCTCGCCGCCAAGCTCCAGGGCCGCGCCCCGGACCCGCGGGAGAAAAAGCGCCTCACCGACGCCCTGCTGCGCCGGGGCTACAACTGGGGCGACGTGAAGGCGGGCTGGAACCGCTACGGCGCGGAGGGGTTTGACGGCGAGCTGTAA
- the rimO gene encoding 30S ribosomal protein S12 methylthiotransferase RimO, which produces MQYRVAFISLGCAKNQVNCEQMMAAVTAAGHTVQADPAGADVAVVNTCGFLQSACEEAIDNILEMAALKQAGQIKKILVTGCMAQRYKTDILSELPEVDGILGTGSYGDIAAAIDEVMTGEERPCRLGNIHTCPQGGPRILSTPPWYAYLRIAEGCDNHCAYCVIPSLRGKYRSRPMDELLAEAAELADAGVRELLVIAQDITRYGTDFNGEHQLAALLRELCKLDFHWVRLHYLYPDEITDELIDTIAAEPKIVKYLDIPIQHCNDGILKAMNRRDTKAELLALFEKLRARIPGLVLRTSLITGLPGEGEAELEELCDFLRETRIERAGVFPFSPEEGTRAAQMDHVDTEEARRRAELVVDVQSDIIDDYNESLLGEEREVLCEGFDGQAQMCYGRSYAESPDIDGRIWFTAGEEVEPGTFVTVRLTGTMDGELTGELAE; this is translated from the coding sequence TTGCAGTATCGTGTTGCATTCATCTCCCTGGGCTGCGCCAAGAACCAGGTGAACTGCGAGCAGATGATGGCCGCCGTCACCGCGGCGGGCCACACCGTCCAGGCCGACCCCGCCGGGGCCGACGTGGCGGTGGTGAATACCTGCGGCTTCCTCCAGTCCGCCTGCGAGGAGGCCATCGACAACATCCTGGAGATGGCGGCGCTGAAACAGGCGGGCCAGATCAAAAAGATCCTGGTCACCGGCTGCATGGCCCAGCGGTACAAGACAGACATACTCTCTGAACTGCCGGAGGTGGACGGCATCCTGGGCACCGGCAGCTACGGCGACATCGCTGCCGCCATCGACGAGGTCATGACGGGGGAGGAGCGCCCCTGCCGCCTGGGCAACATCCACACCTGCCCCCAGGGCGGGCCCCGCATCCTCTCCACGCCCCCCTGGTACGCCTATCTGCGCATCGCCGAGGGCTGCGACAACCACTGCGCCTACTGCGTCATCCCCTCTCTCCGCGGCAAGTACCGCAGCCGCCCCATGGACGAGCTCCTGGCCGAGGCCGCGGAGCTGGCCGACGCCGGGGTACGGGAGCTGCTGGTCATTGCCCAGGACATCACCCGCTACGGCACAGACTTCAACGGGGAGCACCAGCTGGCGGCATTGCTGCGAGAGCTGTGCAAGCTGGATTTCCACTGGGTCCGGCTCCACTATCTCTACCCCGACGAGATCACCGACGAGCTCATCGACACTATCGCCGCCGAGCCCAAGATCGTCAAATACCTGGATATCCCCATCCAGCACTGCAACGACGGCATTTTGAAGGCCATGAACCGCCGGGACACGAAAGCGGAACTCCTGGCGCTGTTTGAGAAACTCCGGGCCCGGATCCCCGGCCTGGTGCTGCGGACCAGCCTCATCACGGGCCTGCCCGGCGAGGGGGAGGCGGAGCTGGAGGAGCTGTGCGACTTCCTGCGTGAGACCCGCATCGAGCGGGCCGGGGTGTTCCCCTTCTCCCCGGAGGAAGGCACCAGGGCCGCCCAGATGGACCACGTGGACACCGAGGAGGCCCGCCGCCGGGCGGAACTGGTGGTGGATGTCCAGTCCGACATCATCGACGACTACAACGAGTCCCTCCTGGGCGAGGAGCGGGAGGTCCTGTGCGAGGGCTTCGACGGCCAGGCCCAGATGTGCTACGGCCGCAGCTACGCCGAGAGCCCGGACATCGACGGCCGCATCTGGTTCACCGCCGGGGAAGAGGTGGAGCCCGGCACCTTCGTGACCGTCCGCCTCACCGGCACCATGGACGGCGAGCTCACCGGCGAGCTGGCGGAATGA
- the pgsA gene encoding CDP-diacylglycerol--glycerol-3-phosphate 3-phosphatidyltransferase translates to MNLPNKLTLLRIVLIPVFMVVLYWGFPGANYVALAIFIVASFTDLLDGKIARKYNLVTDFGKFADPLADKMLVTAAMLWFVETGKMAAWMLLIVIVREFAVSGLRMIASDKGRVIAAGWSGKVKTASTMVCIVIMFLPIPAVVNTICVWVITLTTLYSGVEYFVQNKDVIASA, encoded by the coding sequence ATGAATTTGCCGAATAAATTGACTCTTTTGCGTATTGTATTGATCCCTGTTTTTATGGTGGTGCTGTATTGGGGCTTTCCCGGCGCCAATTATGTGGCCCTGGCCATCTTCATCGTGGCCAGCTTCACGGACCTGCTGGACGGCAAGATCGCCCGGAAGTACAACCTGGTGACGGACTTCGGCAAGTTCGCCGACCCCCTGGCCGACAAGATGCTGGTGACGGCAGCCATGCTGTGGTTCGTGGAGACGGGGAAGATGGCGGCCTGGATGCTGCTGATCGTCATTGTCCGGGAGTTCGCCGTCAGCGGCCTGCGAATGATCGCCAGCGACAAGGGCCGGGTCATCGCCGCCGGCTGGTCCGGCAAGGTCAAGACCGCCTCCACCATGGTGTGCATCGTCATCATGTTCCTGCCCATTCCGGCGGTGGTGAACACCATCTGCGTCTGGGTCATCACCCTGACCACCCTGTACTCCGGCGTGGAGTACTTCGTCCAGAACAAGGACGTGATCGCCTCCGCCTGA
- a CDS encoding helix-turn-helix transcriptional regulator — translation MELKDRIAAVRKAAGLTQEQLGELVGVTRQAVSKWESGQTAPDAATIAALCEALHVSADYVLLGREPEEAPPAAPVYTPPDTCPCCGRSVDGTVCPVCGCPLPTVPPRGRRYAVVAGSQYYADKRSADQLVRFCGMTREQAQMLLQVGSATTVLLRRNLTDSAAQYLTAHLDRDLFPSLRIVEDGGDSEDALRAKPSAMELPPADKKDGIGFWGVVGAVIVALLILSFL, via the coding sequence ATGGAACTGAAGGACCGGATCGCCGCGGTGCGCAAGGCCGCGGGATTGACCCAGGAGCAGCTGGGGGAACTGGTGGGCGTCACCCGACAGGCGGTGAGCAAATGGGAGAGCGGCCAGACCGCGCCGGACGCCGCCACCATCGCGGCGCTGTGTGAGGCGCTGCACGTGTCCGCGGACTACGTGCTGCTGGGCAGAGAGCCCGAAGAGGCCCCGCCGGCAGCCCCGGTCTACACGCCGCCGGATACCTGTCCCTGCTGCGGGCGCAGCGTGGACGGAACCGTCTGCCCGGTCTGCGGCTGTCCCCTTCCCACGGTGCCGCCCCGGGGACGGCGGTACGCTGTGGTGGCCGGCAGCCAGTATTACGCCGACAAGCGGAGCGCGGACCAACTGGTCCGCTTCTGCGGCATGACCCGGGAGCAGGCCCAGATGCTGCTGCAGGTGGGGAGCGCCACCACGGTTCTGCTGCGGCGGAACCTGACGGACAGCGCCGCCCAGTATCTGACCGCCCATCTGGACCGGGACCTGTTCCCCTCCCTGCGCATCGTGGAGGACGGCGGGGACTCCGAGGATGCCCTGCGGGCCAAGCCCTCCGCCATGGAGCTGCCGCCTGCGGACAAAAAGGACGGCATCGGCTTCTGGGGCGTGGTGGGCGCCGTGATCGTGGCGCTGCTGATTTTATCGTTCCTGTGA